In Dasypus novemcinctus isolate mDasNov1 chromosome 10, mDasNov1.1.hap2, whole genome shotgun sequence, one DNA window encodes the following:
- the TMEM86A gene encoding lysoplasmalogenase TMEM86A: protein MVSPVTVVKSEGPKLVPFFKATCVYFVLWLPTSSPSWVSTLVKCLPIFCLWLFLLAHGLRFLQTHPSATRIFVGLVFSALGDAFLIWQDQGYFVHGLLMFAVTHMFYASAFGMQPLALRTGLVMAVLSCLCYALLYPGLSGAFTYLVGVYIALIGFMSWRALAGLRLVGAAWRWTELAAGSGALLFIISDMTIALNKFRFTVPYSRALIMSTYYAAQMLIAVSAVESRDPVEDYRLSKAN from the exons GAGGGACCCAAGCTGGTGCCCTTCTTCAAGGCCACCTGCGTGTACTTTGTGCTCTGGCTGCCCACGTCCAGCCCGTCGTGGGTCAGCACCCTCGTCAAGTGCCTGCCCATCTTTTGCCTCTGGCTCTTCCTTCTGGCCCACGGACTGAGATTCCTGCAGACCCACCCCAGTGCCACCCGCATCTTTGTGGGACTTGTCTTCTCTGCTCTAGGTGATGCTTTCCTCATCTGGCAGGACCAGGGCTACTTTGTGCACG GTCTGCTGATGTTTGCTGTGACCCACATGTTCTACGCTTCAGCCTTTGGCATGCAGCCACTGGCCCTGCGGACAGGCCTGGTGATGGCAGTGCTGTCATGCCTGTGCTATGCCCTTCTCTACCCAGGCCTCTCAGGTGCCTTTACCTACCTGGTGGGGGTCTACATAGCCCTTATCGGCTTCATGAGCTGGCGGGCTCTGGCAGGGCTACGGCTGGTTGGGGCGGCCTGGCGCTGGACTGAGCTGGCAGCAGGCAGTGGCGCACTGCTCTTTATCATCTCAGACATGACCATCGCCCTCAACAAGTTCCGCTTCACAGTGCCCTACTCCAGGGCACTCATCATGTCTACCTACTATGCTGCCCAGATGCTCATCGCTGTGTCAGCTGTTGAGAGCCGGGATCCAGTGGAAGACTATAGACTGAGCAAGGCCAACTGA